In Actinomycetes bacterium, the following are encoded in one genomic region:
- the lipA gene encoding lipoyl synthase yields the protein MSEPARPRASEPVIPPGVRTLGVLPRTPAPPPTEATFGRKPPWLKVRATTGPNYRELKALVRDGELHTVCEQAGCPNIYECWEAREATFLIGGERCTRACPFCQIHTGKPAGYDTDEPRRVAHAIARMGLNFAVITGVARDDLPDGGAWLFAESVRQVRALLPTCGVEVLIPDFRGDPDSLRAVVDAAPDVLGHNVETVPRLYKRIRPGFTYAGSLELLARARAWLPAGHATKSNLILGMGEERDEVLGVMDDLRAVGVELLTITQYLQPSRAHLNLQRFVPPEEFAQLKQAAEALGFAHVESGPLVRSSYHAGEMHKAAVQRQRGQLPAWAAASEG from the coding sequence ATGTCTGAGCCAGCCCGTCCTCGTGCCTCGGAGCCCGTGATCCCGCCTGGGGTGCGGACCCTTGGCGTGCTGCCGCGCACCCCGGCGCCGCCGCCCACCGAGGCGACCTTCGGCCGCAAGCCGCCGTGGCTGAAGGTCCGCGCGACCACCGGGCCCAACTACCGGGAGCTCAAGGCGCTGGTGCGCGACGGCGAGCTGCACACGGTCTGCGAGCAGGCCGGCTGCCCCAACATCTACGAGTGCTGGGAGGCCAGAGAGGCGACCTTCCTGATCGGCGGGGAGCGCTGCACCCGGGCCTGCCCGTTCTGCCAGATCCACACCGGCAAACCCGCCGGGTACGACACCGACGAGCCCCGCCGGGTCGCCCACGCGATCGCCCGCATGGGGCTCAACTTCGCGGTCATCACCGGGGTCGCCCGCGACGACCTGCCCGACGGCGGGGCGTGGCTGTTTGCCGAGAGCGTCCGCCAGGTCCGCGCCCTGCTGCCCACCTGCGGGGTGGAGGTGCTGATCCCCGACTTCCGCGGTGACCCCGACAGCCTCCGGGCAGTGGTCGACGCGGCCCCCGACGTGCTGGGCCACAACGTGGAGACCGTCCCGCGGCTGTACAAGCGGATCCGGCCTGGGTTCACCTACGCGGGGTCGCTGGAGCTGCTGGCCCGGGCCCGGGCGTGGCTGCCGGCCGGGCATGCCACCAAGTCGAACCTGATCCTCGGCATGGGCGAGGAGCGCGACGAGGTGCTGGGCGTCATGGACGACCTGCGCGCGGTCGGGGTGGAGCTGCTGACCATCACCCAGTACCTGCAGCCGAGCCGGGCGCACCTGAACCTGCAGCGGTTCGTGCCGCCGGAGGAGTTCGCCCAGCTCAAGCAGGCCGCCGAGGCGCTGGGGTTCGCCCATGTGGAGTCGGGCCCGCTGGTGCGGTCCAGCTACCACGCCGGCGAGATGCACAAGGCAGCCGTACAGCGCCAGCGCGGCCAGCTCCCCGCCTGGGCCGCTGCCTCGGAGGGCTGA
- the lipB gene encoding lipoyl(octanoyl) transferase LipB, whose protein sequence is MEPLWLVRAGTVPYRRAWAWQRALVERRAAGEIPDTVLLLEHPHVYTIGKRGSDADVLVSPEWLAAQGAEVVRSDRGGQVTYHGPGQLVGYPVTRLDPQPDVWRFVRRVEDALVGVAADFGLEARGESGLLTGVWVGDAKLAAIGMRVSSGVTSHGFALNCATDLAKFAAIVPCGMPDKPACSLSGLLGRTVTVADALPAVERRLAGSLERAPVLVDPATLDLPATDYPPEPDHAPPAPEDVHV, encoded by the coding sequence ATGGAGCCGCTCTGGCTCGTGCGCGCCGGCACGGTGCCGTACCGGCGCGCCTGGGCCTGGCAGCGGGCGCTGGTCGAGCGGCGGGCGGCCGGCGAGATCCCAGACACCGTGCTGCTGCTCGAGCACCCCCACGTCTACACGATCGGCAAGCGCGGCTCCGACGCCGACGTGCTGGTGAGCCCCGAGTGGCTCGCCGCCCAGGGCGCCGAGGTCGTGCGCAGCGACCGGGGCGGGCAGGTCACCTACCACGGCCCGGGGCAGCTCGTCGGCTACCCGGTCACCCGGCTCGACCCGCAGCCGGACGTCTGGCGCTTCGTCCGCCGCGTGGAGGACGCCCTGGTCGGCGTGGCCGCCGACTTCGGGCTCGAGGCGCGCGGCGAGTCCGGGCTGCTCACCGGGGTCTGGGTCGGCGACGCCAAGCTGGCCGCGATCGGCATGCGCGTCTCCAGCGGGGTCACCAGCCACGGCTTCGCGCTCAACTGCGCCACCGACCTGGCCAAGTTCGCCGCCATCGTCCCCTGCGGGATGCCGGACAAGCCCGCCTGCTCGCTGTCGGGCCTGCTCGGCCGGACGGTCACGGTGGCCGACGCCCTGCCCGCCGTCGAGCGCCGGCTCGCCGGGTCGCTCGAGCGCGCACCGGTCCTGGTGGATCCCGCTACCCTGGACCTGCCCGCCACCGACTACCCGCCGGAACCCGACCACGCACCCCCGGCCCCGGAGGACGTTCATGTCTGA
- the sucB gene encoding 2-oxoglutarate dehydrogenase, E2 component, dihydrolipoamide succinyltransferase translates to MATRKRDRRGRFVRSDPAPSGQADTTATTAAASTSSEGASQGARTMATPVKMPELGESITEGTITRWLKQEGDRVEADEPLFEVSTDKVDTEVPAPVSGVLTSIKAKEDETVEVGAALAVIASGGGKAEAKPRDEAKPTDEAKPKAKDEGEGDGDGGGEERAAASAGAPSGAGYDQARAEEAKGEEAQPAAAAASDGARGDGAGGAVVSPLVRRLAREHDVDLSQVKGSGSGGRVRREDVEAYLQGRGEPAKPAVEDAGAREARPAARAGDGKAAPVKEGKPAAGPPRGQVIPLPTGVREEVVPATRLRKLIAERMVASLQTSAQLTAAVEVDMTRVMRLRERAKDAFKAREGVSLSPLPFAILAVIQAIRAYPMANSAADEDMNLHVYKDVNLGVAVDTPKGLFVPVIRNADQLNLAGLARAIADVAKRTREGKIGPNELTGSTFTVTNTGSVGTVWDTPIINPPNAAIFATPAIVKRPVVVDDPELGEVIAVRHMMYGILTYDHRILDGADAARFLQKVKQVLEAGDFARELGLDEDGR, encoded by the coding sequence ATGGCGACGAGGAAGCGAGACCGGCGGGGTCGGTTCGTCCGCTCCGACCCGGCTCCCTCGGGCCAGGCGGACACCACGGCAACGACGGCGGCGGCCTCCACGAGCAGTGAGGGCGCTTCACAGGGAGCGAGGACGATGGCGACACCAGTCAAGATGCCCGAGCTCGGCGAGTCGATCACCGAGGGCACCATCACCCGCTGGCTGAAGCAGGAGGGCGACCGGGTCGAGGCCGACGAGCCGCTGTTCGAGGTGTCCACCGACAAGGTCGACACCGAGGTCCCCGCGCCGGTGTCCGGCGTGCTCACCTCCATCAAGGCCAAGGAGGACGAGACCGTCGAGGTGGGCGCCGCACTGGCCGTCATCGCGTCCGGCGGCGGCAAGGCCGAGGCGAAGCCCAGGGACGAGGCGAAGCCTACGGACGAGGCGAAGCCCAAGGCGAAGGATGAGGGTGAGGGCGACGGCGACGGGGGCGGCGAGGAGCGGGCTGCCGCGTCCGCGGGCGCCCCCTCCGGCGCCGGCTACGACCAGGCCCGGGCCGAGGAGGCCAAGGGCGAGGAGGCCCAGCCGGCTGCCGCGGCAGCGAGTGACGGCGCCAGGGGCGACGGGGCCGGGGGCGCGGTCGTGTCGCCGCTGGTGCGCCGGCTCGCCCGTGAGCACGACGTCGACCTGAGCCAGGTCAAGGGCAGCGGCTCGGGTGGGCGGGTGCGCCGCGAGGACGTCGAGGCCTACCTCCAAGGGCGTGGTGAGCCGGCCAAGCCTGCGGTCGAGGACGCCGGGGCCAGGGAGGCCAGGCCCGCCGCCCGCGCCGGCGACGGCAAGGCGGCGCCCGTCAAGGAAGGCAAGCCGGCCGCGGGCCCGCCCCGGGGGCAGGTCATCCCGCTCCCCACCGGCGTCCGCGAGGAGGTCGTCCCGGCGACCCGGCTGCGCAAGCTCATCGCCGAGCGGATGGTGGCCTCGCTCCAGACCAGCGCCCAGCTCACCGCCGCGGTCGAGGTCGACATGACCAGGGTCATGCGGCTGCGGGAGCGGGCCAAGGACGCATTCAAGGCCCGCGAGGGCGTGAGCCTGTCGCCGCTGCCGTTCGCGATCCTCGCGGTGATCCAGGCCATCCGCGCCTACCCCATGGCCAACTCGGCCGCCGACGAGGACATGAACCTCCACGTCTACAAGGACGTGAACCTGGGGGTCGCGGTCGACACCCCCAAGGGCCTGTTCGTGCCGGTGATCCGCAACGCCGACCAGCTCAACCTGGCCGGGCTGGCCAGGGCCATCGCCGACGTGGCCAAGCGCACCCGGGAGGGCAAGATCGGCCCGAACGAGCTGACCGGCTCCACCTTCACGGTCACCAACACCGGCAGCGTGGGCACGGTCTGGGACACCCCGATCATCAACCCGCCGAACGCGGCCATCTTCGCCACCCCCGCCATCGTCAAGCGCCCGGTCGTGGTCGACGACCCGGAGCTCGGCGAGGTCATCGCGGTGCGGCACATGATGTACGGGATCCTCACCTACGACCACCGCATCCTGGACGGGGCCGACGCCGCCCGCTTCCTCCAGAAGGTCAAGCAGGTCCTGGAGGCGGGCGACTTCGCCCGCGAGCTCGGCCTGGACGAGGACGGGCGGTAG